From one uncultured Methanoregula sp. genomic stretch:
- a CDS encoding PAS domain S-box protein: MISVLYVDDEPALLELGKQFLEKDRMFVVDTASSARIALTQLKTERYDVIISDYQMPEMDGIAFLKHLKASGNPTPFIIFTGRGREEVVIEALNEGADFYLQKGGDPKSQFAELAHKIRHAISRREAISALRKSERDYRHLIDNANEAIYVVQDGMIRMANPRLVEMTGYSEQELTSLPMTTFIHPEDRAMVDGRYERRISGEDIPSRYIFRLFQKDRTVRWVELSVVVISWDERPAVLVFLNDITERKITEDALREREERYRQFFKTTLDCVFITTPDGRWIDFNDALVEMFGYADRDEMFRIPVPSIYAYPEERAAFLKIVEREGYVKERPLKFRKRDGTVFDSLITIVPLKNPDGTLKAFIGTFRDITERKRAEEALRESEERYRQFFKTTRDSVFITTPGGKWIDCNDALVETLGYNSHEEIMGTPVASVYEHPEERETFLKRVKREGFVKEHHLKFKRRDGTILEALVTIVPLKNPDGSLKVFVGTVRDITEHQRMVRALRESETRYRHIFESFEDLYYQTDLNGTITLLSPSLYRLTGWKPEELVGKPATVLYINPDDRTTLLEEITRIGYVRDYELLLLKRDGTRTTASLSASRIYHDDGSPAGIAGILRDISGRKQTENAFKESEERFRSIVEYSLEAILILDFDGKILFANNAAARTVELDHYAGMVGRNVMAYIAPESKDDVIKDFIQVSQGHDAYVAHYHVISARGNAIFIECIGKVITYQGKPADLISIRDITGQKRMAVRPPGLEPFDPGRAQNLLDYIIVYSQEGKILYVNPAAARALGFTAEEMDGTPFVSYVAEESHERVSAGMAALDERREVPLFEIELVARDGLRRSVIVKGKPVQYDTSPATLLFLIDITRRKELEDQLTKRAHELQRISAELEQANKQLTILSTITRHDINNQLTVLTGYLSLLEPEQPDPRLTGYCRKAGDAAERISAMIRFSRDYEKIGAQAPDWQDLQDMVKDAIKGAPLGQVRGVNDLPAGREVLADPLIAKVMYNLMDNAVRYGGKITTIRFFMQEAGDTCTLICEDDGDGVASAEKEKIFERGFGKNTGLGLAVSREILAITGITIRETGEPGKGARFEIAIPEGVYRFTGNDESLYDREK; encoded by the coding sequence ATGATCTCAGTTCTCTATGTTGACGATGAACCAGCCCTGCTGGAGCTGGGCAAACAGTTCCTTGAGAAAGACAGGATGTTTGTTGTTGACACCGCATCGTCAGCAAGAATAGCACTCACACAGCTGAAAACAGAGCGGTATGATGTCATCATCTCCGATTACCAGATGCCGGAAATGGACGGCATCGCCTTCCTCAAGCACCTCAAAGCATCGGGCAATCCAACCCCGTTCATCATATTTACGGGAAGGGGACGCGAGGAGGTGGTCATCGAAGCACTCAATGAAGGGGCTGATTTCTATCTCCAGAAAGGCGGCGACCCGAAGTCCCAGTTTGCCGAGCTGGCGCATAAAATCCGCCATGCCATATCCCGGAGAGAGGCCATCTCGGCACTCAGGAAAAGCGAACGGGATTACCGGCACCTGATCGATAATGCCAATGAGGCCATCTATGTGGTGCAGGACGGGATGATCCGGATGGCAAACCCGCGACTGGTCGAGATGACCGGCTATTCCGAACAGGAACTGACGTCACTGCCCATGACAACATTCATCCATCCCGAGGATCGCGCCATGGTCGATGGCCGGTACGAGCGGCGGATCAGCGGCGAAGACATCCCGAGCCGGTATATATTCCGCCTTTTCCAAAAGGACAGGACCGTCCGGTGGGTCGAGCTCAGTGTTGTCGTGATCTCCTGGGATGAACGGCCGGCCGTCCTGGTCTTTCTCAATGATATAACCGAACGGAAAATTACTGAAGATGCCCTCCGGGAGCGCGAGGAGCGTTACCGCCAGTTCTTCAAAACTACCCTTGATTGTGTCTTCATCACAACACCGGACGGCCGGTGGATCGATTTCAATGATGCGCTCGTAGAGATGTTCGGATATGCGGACAGGGATGAAATGTTCCGGATTCCCGTCCCGTCCATTTATGCATACCCGGAGGAGCGGGCTGCATTCCTTAAAATCGTCGAGAGGGAGGGGTATGTCAAAGAACGTCCCCTGAAGTTCAGGAAACGGGACGGGACCGTATTTGACTCCCTCATCACTATCGTGCCTCTTAAAAATCCGGACGGGACCCTCAAAGCATTCATCGGCACGTTCCGGGACATTACTGAACGCAAGCGGGCTGAAGAAGCACTCCGGGAGAGCGAGGAGCGCTACCGCCAGTTCTTCAAAACTACCCGGGACAGCGTCTTCATAACAACACCGGGTGGGAAGTGGATTGATTGTAATGACGCCCTGGTGGAGACCCTTGGATATAACAGCCACGAAGAAATAATGGGGACTCCGGTCGCGTCTGTCTATGAACACCCGGAGGAACGTGAAACATTCCTCAAACGCGTAAAACGCGAAGGTTTTGTCAAAGAACATCACCTGAAGTTCAAGAGACGCGACGGCACGATCCTAGAGGCGCTCGTAACCATCGTGCCTCTCAAAAACCCGGACGGTTCCCTCAAAGTATTTGTCGGCACGGTCAGGGATATCACGGAACACCAGCGGATGGTCCGGGCACTCCGGGAGAGCGAGACCCGGTACCGTCATATTTTTGAATCGTTTGAGGACCTTTACTACCAGACAGACCTGAACGGGACCATTACCCTTCTTTCCCCTTCCCTGTACCGCCTCACCGGATGGAAGCCGGAAGAGCTGGTGGGAAAACCGGCAACGGTCCTTTATATAAATCCTGATGACAGGACAACACTCCTTGAGGAGATCACCAGGATCGGGTATGTCAGGGATTATGAACTGCTGCTCCTGAAACGGGACGGGACCAGGACAACGGCATCACTGAGTGCAAGCCGGATATATCACGATGACGGCAGCCCTGCAGGAATTGCCGGAATTCTCCGGGATATCAGCGGGCGCAAGCAGACAGAGAACGCCTTCAAGGAGAGTGAAGAGAGATTCCGTTCCATTGTTGAATATTCCCTTGAAGCAATTCTTATCCTCGATTTTGACGGAAAGATCCTCTTTGCCAACAATGCTGCGGCCCGCACGGTCGAACTCGATCACTATGCGGGGATGGTGGGCAGGAACGTGATGGCGTATATTGCACCCGAATCAAAAGATGACGTTATTAAGGATTTTATCCAGGTTTCACAGGGCCACGATGCCTATGTCGCACACTACCACGTGATATCAGCCAGAGGAAATGCCATTTTCATCGAGTGCATCGGGAAAGTCATCACCTACCAGGGTAAGCCGGCAGACCTCATTTCCATCCGGGATATTACCGGACAGAAAAGAATGGCAGTTCGCCCCCCCGGCCTGGAGCCGTTCGATCCGGGACGGGCGCAAAACCTGCTGGATTATATTATCGTGTACAGTCAGGAAGGGAAGATACTCTATGTAAACCCGGCTGCCGCGAGAGCGCTGGGATTTACTGCAGAAGAGATGGATGGAACGCCGTTTGTTTCGTACGTTGCAGAAGAATCGCACGAGAGGGTGTCTGCCGGCATGGCAGCATTGGATGAAAGACGTGAAGTACCCCTCTTTGAGATCGAGCTTGTCGCGCGGGACGGGCTCCGTAGATCGGTGATCGTGAAAGGGAAGCCGGTCCAGTATGACACCAGCCCCGCAACGCTCCTGTTCCTGATCGATATCACGAGGAGAAAGGAACTCGAAGACCAGCTCACGAAGCGTGCACACGAGCTCCAGCGGATTTCTGCCGAATTAGAGCAGGCGAATAAACAGCTCACGATCCTCTCCACCATCACCCGTCACGACATCAATAACCAGCTGACCGTGCTGACGGGATACCTCAGCCTGCTGGAGCCGGAGCAGCCGGATCCCAGGCTCACCGGGTATTGCAGGAAGGCAGGTGATGCTGCAGAGCGGATATCTGCCATGATCCGGTTCTCCAGGGATTACGAGAAGATCGGTGCACAGGCCCCGGACTGGCAGGATCTTCAGGACATGGTAAAAGATGCAATAAAAGGTGCCCCGCTCGGGCAGGTCCGGGGGGTAAACGATCTCCCTGCCGGCAGGGAAGTGCTGGCCGATCCGCTGATTGCCAAGGTCATGTACAACCTGATGGACAATGCGGTACGGTACGGCGGGAAGATCACAACCATCCGCTTTTTTATGCAGGAGGCCGGGGATACCTGCACTCTCATCTGCGAGGACGATGGGGACGGGGTGGCCTCTGCCGAGAAAGAGAAGATCTTTGAACGCGGGTTCGGGAAGAACACCGGTCTTGGCCTGGCCGTGTCAAGGGAGATCCTGGCGATCACCGGTATTACGATCCGTGAGACCGGGGAGCCGGGCAAAGGTGCACGGTTCGAGATCGCGATACCGGAGGGAGTATACCGGTTTACGGGCAATGATGAATCATTATATGACAGGGAAAAATGA
- a CDS encoding PAS domain S-box protein: protein MISGTGRWLAVSVIIVLVTGSALTLWTAGQADQNMRDQLLIKTRLAAAGINASQVAALAGSAADLGSPDYLALKRQMTALRHSDPDIRFAYLIGQKPDGTFFFFGDSEPPDSPDYSPPGQSYPEIPALIASSYSTGRDLTEGPASDRWGTWISGIVPVNEPVNGGRIAIFGMDIDARDWNRQIILACLPPITGSLLVLVLVLIFFFIQQRNERERRWLEASGQALRAGEERYRTILDNTGSATIIIETDTIISFANPEFERITGYSKKEIEGKKSWSDIVFPEDADEMKRHHLLRRTDPDIAKQNYEFRFIAKDGRIRNAYITIGIIPGIQQSVASFVDITERKRVDEFARILARIADDAPASITVHDFEGNLLYANEETFRLHGYTREEFLAKKLHEIDVPESQQLAAERMQQIRNTGAADFDVQHFRKDGSRFPLHVNVKTIDWGGRNVLLSIATDITERKRAEEALKKSESLLNSIVHGSPILQFVIDRDHRVISWNRAIEEYSGVKAADIVGTRDQWKAFYPQQRPVLADLLVDDSVELLPEWYKDKFSNSRFVEGAYEATDFFPGMGTSGKWLYFTAAPIRDAEGIIIGAVETLEDITERKRAEEEVKESEARLNSIVQGSPTLQFVIDKDHRVISWNRAIEEYSGVKEADVLGTRDQWRAFYPQQRPVLADLLVDDSVELLPEWYTGKFSNSRFVEGAYEATDFFPKMGSSGTWLYFTASPIRDSQGIIIGAVETLEDITERKTAEEALKMSERRLTDIINFLPDATFAIDRDGRVISWNRAIEDMTEKKAADMLGKGNYEYAIPFYGERRPILIDLIFKDTGEIESRYANVKRRGDILVADIPVPAIYQGKGAYLWGIASPLYDNQGKIAGAIESIRDITERKLAENALLQASTKLTMLNNITRHDILNQLLVLRAYLEISKEKVTDPGLLEYIAKEDRAAGAIQDQIEFTKYYQDIGVNAPTWQDTAAVIRNALAQLNPPGIEARITVTGMEIFADPLIEKVFYNLMENSLRHGERVTAMEFSSAEAEAGVVLTYRDNGVGISAEDKKKLFQKGFGKHTGLGLFLSREILSITEITITENGTPGKGARFEIMVPKGAYRFTADKITR, encoded by the coding sequence ATGATCTCCGGTACAGGGCGCTGGCTGGCAGTATCCGTCATCATTGTTCTGGTAACCGGTTCGGCACTGACCCTGTGGACCGCGGGGCAGGCAGACCAGAATATGCGGGACCAGCTGCTCATCAAGACACGGCTTGCCGCTGCAGGTATCAATGCCTCGCAGGTGGCTGCCCTTGCCGGTTCCGCAGCAGATTTGGGCTCTCCGGATTACCTGGCACTTAAACGGCAGATGACCGCCCTGCGCCATTCAGATCCGGATATCCGTTTTGCCTATCTTATCGGGCAGAAGCCGGATGGCACCTTTTTTTTCTTTGGCGATTCAGAACCCCCAGATTCTCCCGATTACTCCCCGCCCGGCCAATCATATCCTGAAATACCCGCCCTGATCGCCAGCAGTTATTCAACAGGCAGGGATCTGACGGAAGGACCGGCTTCCGACCGGTGGGGCACCTGGATCAGCGGTATTGTACCGGTGAACGAGCCGGTAAACGGGGGTCGGATAGCGATCTTTGGGATGGATATAGATGCAAGGGACTGGAACCGTCAGATCATCCTTGCCTGCCTGCCACCGATAACCGGTTCCCTGCTTGTTCTTGTTCTGGTCCTGATCTTCTTTTTCATCCAGCAGCGGAATGAAAGGGAACGCCGGTGGCTCGAGGCATCCGGGCAGGCACTGCGCGCGGGTGAGGAGAGGTACCGCACGATTCTTGACAACACCGGTTCGGCAACCATCATTATCGAAACGGACACCATCATATCCTTTGCCAACCCCGAGTTTGAAAGGATTACAGGATACTCAAAAAAGGAGATTGAGGGCAAGAAGTCCTGGAGCGATATTGTTTTTCCGGAAGATGCAGATGAGATGAAACGGCACCACCTGCTCCGCAGAACGGATCCTGATATCGCGAAACAGAACTACGAGTTCCGTTTCATCGCAAAAGACGGCCGGATCCGGAATGCATACATTACCATCGGTATTATTCCCGGAATACAACAGTCAGTGGCATCGTTTGTCGACATTACCGAACGTAAACGGGTGGACGAGTTCGCAAGGATTCTGGCCCGGATAGCTGATGATGCCCCGGCATCCATCACGGTTCATGACTTTGAAGGGAACCTCCTCTATGCCAATGAAGAGACGTTCCGGCTCCACGGGTATACCCGCGAAGAGTTTCTTGCAAAGAAGCTCCACGAGATCGATGTGCCGGAGAGTCAGCAGCTGGCTGCTGAACGGATGCAGCAGATTCGCAACACGGGAGCGGCTGATTTTGATGTGCAGCATTTCCGAAAAGACGGATCCCGATTCCCCCTCCATGTAAACGTAAAAACCATTGACTGGGGCGGCAGGAATGTATTGCTGAGCATCGCGACGGATATCACCGAGCGCAAACGGGCAGAAGAGGCATTGAAGAAGAGTGAATCGCTCCTTAATTCGATTGTACATGGGTCTCCCATACTCCAGTTTGTGATCGATAGGGATCACCGGGTTATTTCCTGGAACAGGGCCATTGAAGAATACAGCGGGGTGAAAGCTGCCGATATCGTGGGTACCCGGGATCAGTGGAAGGCATTTTATCCGCAACAACGACCGGTGCTTGCAGATCTGCTGGTAGACGATTCTGTTGAGCTCCTGCCCGAATGGTACAAGGACAAATTCAGTAATTCCCGGTTTGTTGAAGGAGCATACGAAGCAACCGATTTCTTCCCGGGCATGGGTACATCAGGAAAGTGGCTCTATTTCACCGCAGCGCCAATCCGGGATGCAGAAGGTATTATTATCGGCGCTGTGGAAACCCTTGAAGATATCACCGAGCGCAAACGGGCGGAAGAAGAGGTAAAAGAGAGTGAGGCCCGACTGAATTCTATTGTTCAGGGGTCACCCACGCTGCAGTTTGTTATTGATAAAGATCACCGGGTTATATCCTGGAACAGGGCCATTGAAGAATACAGCGGGGTAAAAGAAGCGGATGTCCTGGGTACCAGGGACCAGTGGAGGGCATTTTATCCGCAACAACGACCGGTGCTTGCAGATCTGCTGGTAGACGATTCTGTTGAGCTCCTTCCCGAATGGTACACGGGCAAATTCAGTAATTCCCGGTTTGTTGAAGGAGCATACGAAGCAACCGATTTCTTTCCGAAGATGGGTTCATCGGGAACATGGCTGTATTTTACCGCATCGCCGATTCGCGATAGCCAGGGTATCATTATCGGTGCCGTTGAAACCCTGGAAGATATCACCGAGCGAAAAACGGCTGAAGAGGCCCTTAAAATGTCCGAGCGCCGGCTTACCGATATCATCAATTTCTTACCGGATGCCACGTTTGCAATTGACCGGGATGGGAGGGTCATTTCCTGGAACAGGGCGATCGAGGATATGACCGAAAAGAAAGCCGCGGATATGCTGGGGAAGGGCAACTATGAGTACGCGATCCCGTTTTATGGCGAGAGAAGACCCATTCTGATCGATCTGATTTTTAAAGACACCGGGGAGATTGAATCCCGGTACGCGAATGTGAAAAGGAGGGGCGATATCCTGGTAGCGGATATTCCCGTACCTGCTATCTATCAGGGTAAGGGCGCATATCTGTGGGGAATCGCCTCCCCGCTCTATGATAATCAGGGGAAAATCGCCGGGGCTATCGAATCCATAAGGGATATCACCGAGCGAAAACTGGCCGAGAACGCGCTGCTCCAGGCGAGTACAAAACTCACCATGCTCAACAACATCACCCGGCACGACATTCTCAACCAGCTCCTAGTTTTACGGGCATACCTGGAGATCTCAAAAGAAAAGGTGACGGATCCTGGTCTTCTGGAATATATTGCAAAAGAAGATCGGGCTGCCGGGGCAATCCAGGACCAGATCGAGTTTACGAAATATTACCAGGACATCGGGGTCAATGCACCGACATGGCAGGATACCGCAGCAGTCATCAGGAATGCACTGGCGCAGCTCAACCCTCCGGGAATCGAGGCCCGGATCACCGTCACCGGGATGGAGATCTTTGCCGATCCCTTAATTGAGAAAGTGTTCTACAATCTCATGGAAAATTCCCTCCGCCACGGTGAGCGGGTTACAGCAATGGAGTTTTCCTCCGCTGAGGCAGAGGCGGGCGTTGTCCTTACCTACCGCGATAACGGTGTTGGCATATCGGCTGAAGACAAGAAAAAACTCTTCCAGAAAGGGTTTGGCAAGCATACGGGTCTTGGCCTGTTCCTTTCCCGGGAGATCCTCTCCATCACCGAAATCACCATCACCGAAAATGGTACGCCGGGCAAGGGGGCACGGTTCGAGATCATGGTGCCGAAGGGGGCGTACCGGTTTACCGCAGATAAAATCACCAGGTAA
- a CDS encoding ABC transporter substrate-binding protein has product MTEKKAIAILLLVVALLLVFSAGCQQPAKPPSPATIKVGLLYPVTGDITGKAGDSVKGVTLAIEEINAAGGIASLGGAKLVPVTGDTRGTPSDGARETERLIKNERVTAIVGAYQSTITIAATQVAEELETPFIDTGSSADVITERGFHYTFRFCPKSSEYSRVMVQFLPDLEKLAGYKVKRVALIHENSGFGSSNALELKKALNDDNLELATEVSYNARNVTNLNSEIAQVLASKPDAIFEVTYVNDSILIRQALARSGSTIPLLDSAGGTISPEYIQALGPLAEGTLTSSAYSRFTAGGKDFNDRFRARFGIDANEDIMYSYQAVWVLKDALERAGTVDHHAVRDALAATDMPRGPHMVLSYERLRFDASGQSEYSSILIVQIQNGSYVPVWPGKFATSKVQINQTGRP; this is encoded by the coding sequence ATGACCGAAAAAAAAGCGATTGCCATATTATTGCTGGTCGTCGCTCTGTTACTGGTATTCTCGGCCGGTTGCCAGCAACCGGCCAAACCACCATCTCCGGCAACAATCAAAGTCGGTCTTCTCTATCCAGTGACCGGCGATATTACCGGCAAAGCCGGGGATTCTGTCAAGGGTGTGACGTTGGCCATCGAAGAGATCAACGCTGCCGGTGGCATAGCATCCCTGGGCGGGGCAAAACTGGTGCCGGTGACAGGAGATACCCGCGGCACCCCGTCTGATGGCGCCCGGGAAACGGAACGGCTCATCAAAAATGAGCGCGTGACAGCCATCGTCGGTGCGTACCAAAGTACCATCACAATCGCTGCTACGCAGGTTGCAGAAGAGCTGGAGACCCCCTTTATCGACACGGGAAGTTCAGCAGACGTGATCACCGAACGGGGCTTCCATTATACCTTCAGGTTTTGCCCCAAGTCCAGCGAGTATTCCCGCGTCATGGTACAATTCCTGCCGGATCTCGAAAAACTGGCAGGGTACAAGGTTAAGCGCGTTGCGCTAATTCATGAGAACTCAGGTTTTGGATCCTCCAATGCACTGGAACTGAAAAAGGCGCTGAATGACGATAATCTGGAGCTGGCAACCGAGGTCAGTTACAATGCCCGGAATGTCACAAACCTGAATTCCGAAATCGCACAGGTACTTGCCTCGAAGCCTGATGCCATATTTGAAGTAACCTACGTCAACGACAGTATACTCATCCGCCAGGCGCTCGCACGTTCAGGATCCACCATTCCCCTGCTGGATTCTGCTGGCGGGACAATCTCGCCGGAATATATCCAGGCACTCGGTCCGCTGGCCGAGGGCACGCTGACATCATCGGCATATTCCCGATTCACTGCGGGGGGGAAGGACTTCAACGACCGGTTCCGCGCCCGGTTCGGAATCGATGCCAACGAGGACATTATGTATTCGTACCAGGCAGTGTGGGTTTTAAAAGACGCCCTGGAGCGCGCCGGTACGGTTGATCACCATGCCGTACGGGATGCCCTGGCTGCCACGGATATGCCCCGGGGCCCGCACATGGTCCTCTCTTATGAGCGACTTCGGTTCGATGCCAGCGGACAAAGCGAATACTCCAGCATATTAATTGTCCAGATCCAGAATGGCAGCTATGTCCCGGTCTGGCCGGGGAAATTTGCAACATCCAAGGTGCAGATAAATCAGACAGGAAGGCCATGA
- a CDS encoding ATP-binding protein — MSVQRSDFAITVPWQKSLATRMSRATILIVVFALIATGAGLIWIAYNAEVQSTFHLQEARAERVALLIADFTANAKSELQLFKGIESLDTMSPEEQKQALENLLILRSDLFSQLTLLDKEGAESVKVSRFHTYLPNEMGSQATSAAFLSAINGFSYVSPAYISPDSGLLSVQIAVPLTSRDKKIVGVLTSEVNVVQLWQDVYRTRIGDTGYAYLVDGNGRFIAYQESSKVFQDYGKDMRGIPPVAEFVAGGPGKTPHVREYRGLTGEQVIGVYAPISGTSWAVIAELPTQEAYASITRMILYLAGLILLSVVMTGLLIFVISRRIIMPIRTLTGTAQRMGAGDLDAEVIEVQRQDEVGVLARTFSRMQGELKALYKGMEHQVEELKVAQEDLLSKNVELNAAYEKLAASEEKYRTIFENIQDVFYRSDSGGKLILISPSGASMLGYRSPDELIGFSIADRIYANPGDRVAFLEAMKEKGFVQNYEVSLIRKDGSVVTASTNSHYYYHADGNIAGVEGILRDITKLKQAELRLLEAHRDLEKKVLERTRELSDANLRLLELDRLKSLFIASMSHELRTPLNSIIGFTGIMAKGMAGEINAEQKKQLGMVQDSARHLLALINDVIDISKIEAGKIEADVSTFNLADVIREVKNTFGPAVHERGLVLNIEMCGPIAITSDERRVRQIILNLISNAIKFTDEGRVDLTVTQKGTVVEVSVRDTGIGIKKEDLEQLFRPFVRAMVPGRLTEGTGLGLYLSKKLARFLGGDIVAESELHKGSIFTFTFPVTYEKQEDI, encoded by the coding sequence ATGAGTGTGCAAAGATCGGATTTCGCCATCACGGTTCCCTGGCAAAAAAGCCTGGCAACCCGCATGAGCCGGGCCACGATCCTGATTGTAGTCTTTGCCCTGATCGCGACCGGGGCCGGCCTGATCTGGATCGCCTACAATGCAGAAGTCCAGAGCACATTTCACCTTCAGGAAGCCCGGGCGGAACGGGTTGCCCTGCTGATCGCAGACTTCACCGCGAACGCAAAATCCGAACTGCAGCTCTTTAAAGGTATTGAATCTCTCGATACCATGAGTCCGGAGGAACAGAAGCAGGCACTGGAAAACCTGTTAATCCTCAGAAGTGACCTCTTCAGCCAGCTAACCCTGCTCGATAAGGAGGGTGCTGAATCGGTCAAAGTCTCGCGGTTTCACACGTATCTCCCAAACGAGATGGGCAGCCAGGCAACCAGTGCCGCGTTCCTGTCAGCGATCAATGGATTCTCCTATGTCAGCCCTGCCTATATCTCTCCCGACAGCGGATTGCTCTCCGTGCAGATTGCCGTGCCCCTGACATCTCGTGACAAAAAGATTGTTGGGGTACTGACCTCAGAAGTGAACGTTGTCCAGTTATGGCAGGATGTCTACCGCACCCGGATCGGCGATACGGGATACGCATATCTGGTAGATGGCAACGGCCGGTTCATAGCGTACCAGGAGTCATCGAAGGTATTCCAGGACTATGGGAAAGATATGAGGGGGATCCCCCCGGTTGCCGAGTTCGTTGCCGGGGGGCCCGGGAAGACCCCGCATGTGCGCGAGTACCGGGGATTGACGGGCGAGCAGGTTATCGGAGTCTATGCCCCTATCTCCGGCACCAGCTGGGCGGTAATCGCTGAACTGCCCACGCAGGAGGCGTACGCCAGTATAACCCGCATGATCCTCTACCTGGCCGGCCTGATCCTGCTGTCGGTTGTTATGACCGGTCTGCTGATTTTTGTTATATCCCGCCGCATCATCATGCCCATCCGTACGCTGACGGGAACTGCACAGCGCATGGGAGCAGGTGATCTGGACGCAGAAGTCATCGAGGTGCAACGACAGGATGAAGTCGGCGTTCTGGCACGCACGTTCAGCCGGATGCAGGGCGAATTGAAGGCCCTGTATAAGGGCATGGAACACCAGGTGGAAGAACTCAAGGTTGCCCAGGAGGACCTGCTCAGCAAGAACGTTGAGCTGAATGCTGCTTATGAAAAACTGGCTGCAAGTGAAGAGAAGTACCGCACGATCTTTGAGAATATCCAGGATGTCTTCTACCGCTCTGACAGCGGGGGGAAACTAATATTAATATCTCCTTCCGGTGCATCCATGCTCGGGTACCGTTCACCCGATGAACTGATCGGATTCAGCATTGCGGACCGGATCTATGCAAACCCCGGTGACCGGGTGGCATTCCTCGAAGCAATGAAGGAGAAGGGTTTTGTCCAGAACTATGAAGTCAGCCTGATACGGAAAGACGGTTCGGTTGTCACAGCATCAACCAACAGCCATTACTATTACCATGCCGATGGCAACATCGCCGGTGTCGAGGGGATATTACGGGACATCACCAAGCTGAAGCAGGCGGAGCTAAGACTTCTTGAAGCCCACCGGGATCTTGAGAAGAAGGTGCTTGAGCGGACCCGCGAACTTTCGGATGCCAACCTCCGTCTTTTAGAACTGGACCGGCTCAAGTCCCTGTTCATCGCGTCCATGAGCCACGAGCTCCGGACACCGCTCAACTCCATCATAGGTTTTACCGGTATCATGGCAAAAGGGATGGCGGGAGAGATCAATGCGGAGCAGAAGAAACAGCTCGGGATGGTGCAAGACAGTGCCCGTCACCTGCTCGCGCTCATCAACGATGTGATCGATATCTCCAAGATCGAGGCGGGTAAGATCGAAGCAGATGTCTCGACGTTCAACCTCGCCGATGTGATCCGGGAGGTGAAGAATACCTTTGGTCCGGCAGTACATGAGCGGGGACTTGTGCTGAATATAGAGATGTGCGGACCCATCGCGATCACCAGCGATGAACGCCGGGTGAGACAGATTATCCTGAACCTTATCAGCAATGCAATCAAGTTCACGGATGAGGGAAGAGTTGATCTGACGGTTACGCAGAAAGGAACGGTCGTAGAAGTCTCTGTCCGGGACACCGGTATCGGTATTAAGAAAGAGGACCTGGAGCAGCTCTTCCGCCCCTTTGTCCGGGCGATGGTGCCGGGCCGCCTTACCGAGGGGACAGGGTTGGGGCTCTACCTCTCGAAAAAACTCGCCCGGTTCCTTGGCGGGGATATCGTGGCGGAGAGCGAATTGCACAAGGGAAGCATATTCACGTTCACCTTCCCGGTAACGTACGAGAAGCAGGAGGATATATGA
- a CDS encoding response regulator, with translation MTKVLVIEDNEANRYLISFILKGAGYDVIAAITGEEGVGMAIHDNPDLVLMDIQLPGIDGYEATQRIRASPAGEKIPIIALTSFAMAGDRGRALAAGCTGYVEKPVNPDTILDEIQKFLK, from the coding sequence ATGACGAAAGTACTGGTCATTGAGGACAATGAGGCGAACCGGTACCTCATCTCCTTTATCTTAAAAGGGGCAGGGTATGACGTGATCGCGGCGATTACCGGGGAAGAGGGGGTCGGGATGGCTATCCATGATAACCCGGATCTGGTCCTTATGGACATCCAGCTGCCGGGTATCGACGGGTATGAAGCCACACAGCGCATCCGGGCGTCTCCTGCCGGAGAGAAGATCCCCATTATTGCGCTGACTTCCTTTGCTATGGCCGGTGACCGCGGGCGGGCGCTTGCCGCCGGGTGCACCGGGTATGTTGAAAAACCTGTCAACCCGGATACAATCCTGGACGAGATCCAGAAATTTCTCAAGTGA